In the Arachis stenosperma cultivar V10309 chromosome 8, arast.V10309.gnm1.PFL2, whole genome shotgun sequence genome, GGGAGTTTAGGTGTTTTGTGAGTGTGTTTCCAGATAGTTTCATATGTAGAAGTAGCTGTGGAGTGTGGAGTCAATCAACGcaggagagagaaaaattacCGCTAACAACTCCACCACTAGCTCCATCACGGAATGTTGCATGATATATTGCTCGTCGACCTAGTTCAACAGCTTCCTCAACTGACAGGTCATATCGGTACCTAGGATGAGAAGAGAACTGTTGATAAATATTGGTGAAAGGCATTGTTATACCATGTAGAAGTTAAATGAAAAGACTTACTCACCCATTGTCCAATACACCATAAGCATATGGTGAACCAGATCCAACAGAGAATCTAGTGCCTTTCAATCTTCCTCCTTCACTATCAACATAATATAGACTAGGACCCTAAAAGAGATCATCCATTAGAAATTGCAACAGCACTAGCTGAGCAAAAGCCATATGGTAGTTGGACATGTGAATTACCGTTTCATCCCATCCAGCAATCATGGTACCGACTGATAAACCCATTCCACGATAAGAGTATAAAATATTTGCAAGTAGCTTTGAGGCTCCGGTTACTGATATCCTCCTTTTATTTGCCAACTCGTGCAACCGACACTACACATGATATGGACCAGATTAGACAAACGATTTGCATCCCCATATTTGTAGAAGTAAAGAAAATCCTACATTGTTAAGCAAAAGCTAGATATTTGTCTTGTTTTACTTCGTACAGGTAGAACCATTTAGTTCTTGTATTTCCTACGTGGACTGAACTCAAGGATCTAAAATCCATATAGAATGAGGTATATGTGAAGGTCAACTAAGTCAAACTTCTCAAGACAGcttataacaaaataataagCATCAAATGAGAAATCGAGTATAATAACCACAACGGAAGGTCAGGAACAAAAGATGTATGTTGAAAATAAGAAAAGCAGCAGAATGGGACTCATAAAACATGAAAccattatattaaaaaatatatccaTTCTCAAAAAATCCCAACAATAATCCTAGCATTAGAGTAATAGAGAAAGCTAGAGAATAGTCTAAACGGTTTAGGAATACTACTGAAGGCATCCAAACTAATGTGATTTCGCTAATATAAGGCTAAGGATGGTAACACATATAACAAAAATATCCATATTCAAACAAACGGGTCATGAGTAGTTATCACTTCAACTAATGTGCATGCATGATAAATTAGAATAGAAGTTGAGGCAAAGCATCACAACTTGCAACTAGAACTCCAACAACAATGATCAAAGCAAAAACCAAGGAATCACCAGCAGTTGGAGAGAAGAGTAGGGCAAAGGAGGAACCTCAGTAGGAGAACCATAACAGCACTACAAAAAGCAATAATTCAAGATAAAAGGACTTCAAAAATTACCTTTATCCCAAGATTTCTGTGCCAAAATTGGCAATCAGCGGCACCTCCGGCCATtgttccaagcatatatggatTAATTTCAATAATCTTCTTTACAGACTGTGAAGCTGGAAATTTCCATTACTCATCAGTAATAAttgaaaagtaataataattcaaAGACAAACTAAACAAGTAGATTAAACCCTAAACAACATTAATCAATTAGAAGCAACACTTTTCAAATTtgacaaaataaacataaaatcaACTCACATATATATCCTCCCATGCTAGCTCTAGAATCAGCAGCTACAATGACACCGTCCTTAAATATAAAAGCAAGCGTTGTAGTACCCTTTGCAGGCTTCACCATCTGAATAGCTTCTTTCACAAAGCCATCGAACTAAAACCACAAATACAAACACAAAATTTCGTATTAAACCAAGGTTTCAACCTGCTCTATAGAACAATACCCTAATTTCCTTTATTTACTactcataaattaaaaaataaaaaactaaaacaattttttttcagACTCGAAAAATTGAGAAGTTGAAAAATCACTCACATCATTGGAATTAGGAAGCTGGAATGACGGCGGGGCAGAAAACTCTCCAACGACGTCGTCTCCGGGTGCAGTAAGTGTAGAGAACGATTCGAGACCAGAAGTATCGAGCTTCATGATTTCAGATTTTAGACCTAACcgataaaaacaaaaaaaaaattattaccatAAAATCCAAACggcattaaaaataataattagaagaagaaaaaatcgaTGTAAAATTGAAAATAGAAATGGATGATGAACTTGGCGCACTGATTCAAGTGAAGTGGGATCTGCGTGTGTGAGGTATCGTTGAGGTTGAAGCAATGAGAAAAGAAGAACGGGAGATTCAGTGAAGAAGGAACTGTTTTCAAGTGTTGATGCCTTGTTCAGAAAGGCGGAACTTTATTTGGGCTAGGCCTGCTGACTTGTCTGGGAAGTTGGACCTTAATTGGGCCAGGCCATTTTTAACCAAAAAATTGGCCCATTTGTTTCATTTCCTTTTTCATTGCTTTGCATTTCATTTGATATAGGATATCAGACCAACAATCAGATGTTTCAAAAGGCAAGAGTCCAAAACAATGACctcaaaaccaaaaaaaaaatgcaaaataaaaaataaaacaaagcaaacacaattttattttattttatttatttaattttcactCCTTAATTAGTGAACCGCATTACTTAAAAATGGAAAAATAATTCATCCTAAACCATGATGTGCGAGGCATGCCCCTTGCATTGCTCTTTTAGGTAACATACTAACATCACAGCTCCCTTTTTTTTACCCCTATTGGAggaacctttttttttttagcatCAAGGTTATATTGGTGGCATTACTCTCTTAGCACTTATTAGTCATTAGCTAGGACTCAATTGTTGGCTAAGAGGACTTGAAAGTTGAATCCTTGATAGGACTACAATGTGCTTTTACCGTTATCCCAACACATGTTACTCAATTCTAATACTAGTCATTTAGATTTTGTCATTGCTACTACAGTCAATAAGAAACATCAAAGATTTCTCCCTTCACTATTTAACTGTTGTCCATGGTTGCTTATTGCGCCGATGTTcccatataaaaataataataataatgaaattaGATATGATACATCATTAGGGAAAGGGATATAAATAAGTGGGAGGGTAACTAAGGTGGGATATTATATCAGCAGTCCCCCAAACAAAAATACTACCCTCATTGGCTTCCCTTTAATGTTGTCTATATCTTCAGCTCTCACAAAAACTATGGATCTTGAATGCCATGAGTCCATACCACAAATCATGCAACTGATGCAACTTTCAGCACTGTTAACATCCACACACTTGGTATCAATCTTCATGTGGAAACCTCCCCAAAGtgtttcttttttatatatatgttcttTTTATCATGTTCCTTCCTTTACCAAATTTTTCATCATTTTGTTGCCATTGCTTCACTATCAGGCATTATCTTTTCCATGTCCTCAAGATATTGCCAACTGCTCTTGCTACTATCCTTCTCGTTCTTGGTCTCCTGCATTAAATATAAATTGTTATTAGTCAGAATAATAACCATATCATGCCCTTCTATTTTGTTCACTCTATAAAGCTATTGGATTTTACCATACACATTATTTACAAGTGAAATGCAACCCCTTCTTATGtaataaacaaaatacaaactgtacaaattaattgaattttctcTTTTGGATCCTTACTATGTTTCTAtctcataaaaatatttaacatCAAGAGAGAGATAGGTGACTGTTTCTTTATCATCATAACCTATTAAAACAGGACTGTATTATACAATGTACAGATTTACCAAGGCATTAAACAACAaaaattatgtgattattaatGACTTAATGACTAGCTTTACAATATTAACATCAGGTTTTTTTGAAAGAAGAAACATACCTGATATTTCTGTACCAAAGATGTCCAAAGCGATTTACACTGTCCAGGACTTCTGCTGATCCCATCAGCCAACAAGCTCTGAGATATCTCTTCCCATAAAGCCATCCTTCCCTTCACAATTTGAAATCTATCGTGTAGTTTCCCGCGCATATTAATCAACTTCTTAATTTCTTCAGGTTTCCATTTATTCCTCTTCCCTGACTTCGACGACTTGAGTTCAGAACTGGATGCTTTCACAAAGTTGGCTTCACCAATGTCTTCGGAATCATCTTTCTTAATATTAGACTTGTGCTCCTTTCGTGGAACATAACCGTTGTTAGCTTTGATTGACTTCTCAACTGGTGAGGATGCAATAAATGGCTTCCAAAATTCCTCTGAATCCGATAAATCACCCTCAGCTTCTTCGGTTGGTGGACCAGTGTCTTCCTCAGGTAGAAGTCCTTCAACATCATTGGCATCATCTGCATTAACTAATAGAACGAAGGTAAACTTAAACACGATCTATAAgcttaaaatattttacaccaGAAGAAATATGTTAAAAGCCAATTATACATCAAGTATGGGGGATTCATTGCTTTCTGATGTCATTTTATTACATAAGAAACAAAATAATCTAATTTATAAAGAACATGCATTAAACAGTCATATCATAAATTGTTTAACAAATAACGTTCATCTACAATATTTTTAGTTACTTTATCATTATCAGAATTCACACCAAAGGGACCCAAGCTCAGACTTCAGAGCAATCAAAATTCTGAGTTAACCAAGTTAACTTTTAACGTTTAATCAGTACGTGAAACAAACTGCTTGAATGAAACCACAGTTAGCACGGTTTCCATATATAAACATCCATAAGTTTCACAAAACATAGACAAGGTGAAAGCAAGAACCGGAGTGGTATGTACCAAATCACTAATAATAAAGAAATAAGACTGAAGTGTTttctaaaagaataaaagaattgTGATCATCGCATACACGGTGAAATGCAAATacaatcacaaaaatatataaacctTAACTCCACAATTTGATATGTATttctaaaaagtaaaaaatacaTTGCTGTTACCTCTTATTTGCGTTGTGTCTGGCTGATTTTCCTTCCCGTGCCCATCGACTATTTTTCTTAATGTTGATGTTCCATGATCCACATGTGATTTGCCAGATAACTTTGTGTTTATCTCCTCAGCAAGAACAGCAGCTGGATTTTCTATGGCAATAACAATAACTTCAGGCCGTTTACCACTGTACTTCCTCACCATCTTCCTCAAGACCTCGGCCACAGTTCTTTCCATGTGAGCCAGTGGACACTTTACAGGGCAGCTTGAAAGAGCAGCATGAGCAGCTTTATGCAGTGCATCCAATAACTTTCCCTTGTCAAGCCATAGGCATCTTGTCGTAATCCTTATCTTCCCTTTTAAGGTGTTTTCAGCCAAACTGTCTGCTCTTTGGGGGCGAAAAACTTCCATGCTGTAAAAGATAGAAGTTCGGATGTTAGTTGACATGTTATAGCTCTCTAACTTGCTTTAAAAACTGAAACATCTACCTAACCACGATGATGCCATCTAATGCAATTTTCAATCTTTCATCAATGAAGAGGTCGCTTGATGTACCAAATGCTTTGTCGCCATCACTGTACTTCAACTGCATGAGGGAAACCCAAAGAGGGGTGAAAAGAACTCATAGATTATCACATAGTTTCCAATAAGTGACCAGCAGAGAAATGAGAGGAGCACCAACCTGTAAATTCTCTCTTCCAAGGGAAATGAAACCATTAGAAAGGACTCTCCTATTTCTCAAATGTGAAACACCAAGCATCTCTCCATTTTTAATAACCTAATGCATATTTCTTATCAGTTTCTTCAACATTTTATGTAACAATTCACATGAAATGTTTGTATAAATTTCATCGTCAGAAGCCAGTGGtcttttttccaaaaaaaaaaaattaaatttagtaaGGAGGCAATAACTCACAGCAGTGTGCCGAATGCCATTTGATTTTCCAAGTAATTCATGCTCCTTCAAGAACAAGAGTTCTCCATGTATGGGAAGAAAATGTTGCGGCTTCACAATTCGAAGTACTTCCTCCTGCAAAAATATACATCACCATTTTTCCTTAATGACATGTCATATCCAAGACAAAAAGACTAGAAATCACATTAGAAGCCATGCCACATGGAAAAGAAAACTGAAATGacataagaacaaaataaataataactatttTGATGATGTATGATAACCTATGTCAAATCTCACTACATGGATATCTAACCGAGAAAAGGCATATAGTTAAGTTTTCTTTCaccaaaaactaacaaaataattactttCAAAAGTGAAATTTAAGATGTAAACATTCCCCTGTCAAAATTATGGATATTTATACACTCTCCTCGGTTAGTAGTACAGTAATAATGATTTGACAATTACTGTTCTTTTGGAGAAACATTGAACAGACAAGGATGagaacataaaataataatgataaaagTGAATAAAAACAGAGAAAAGAAATACTTGCCAATTCCCCACGATAAGCATGACCAGATGTGTGGAGACCTTCATTTTTacccattattattgttgatccAATCTCTGATATGCGGTTCAGCATTTTCATCACACGAGACTCATTACCAGGGATAACCTAACAGTTTGATGAAGCAGAGCACAAATTAAGCAACACAAACTTGTTTggataaatattttaagaattcTAAGTTGTCAATCTATGAATTGAAAGCAAAAATAGCATACTGCAACTTCATATGTATGGTTTCATTCCAACTGATTTAGTTAGTTATATATATCAGACGTGTTTTAGCCTTTAGACAAAACAAAATGCAAATACTTTAAACAGCTTTACTTTTtatcataccttggccgaatacaaaacAATATCTTCCTTAGTTAGTTTGAAAGCATGACTACTTCCATATGATGCAAGATTCAAGGCAGCACGTGGTTCTGCCTGACACAATAGCACACATTTCATTACATGCCTTAATCTCATCCATATTCCGTGCGATTCACGGGTAAGAAAATCATTAGAGGATTCTGAAAGTAACTCACTTGAGATCCTGTTGTTACAATTAGCAGATCCTTTGGAGCATAAGCATCAATATCCTCTGCTTTCACCTAtgtaaaatcataaataatgaaaaacaAGGTAACAGACATGAAAGACACAAAGTCATtacaaataaaagataaagataaagatgaatAGGTGCTATCATAAATTCCTACACACAAGTAGTGCGCAAATAACAAATCAAATGAGTGATTATAGCATATTAGATTTAGATGCATACAGTTAGACAAATAGGTAATGGTCCAGTTGTCAATCTATCATTTTCATTCTTCtgaatatatacaaatatatcaataaaaataacaaatctTGTCCTAATAAGCAGGTCAGCTACATGAAAAAAATAGCATGCATTCAAACTATTAAAATCTGTATCACTGTTTAATACATATGTTTGTGAAAATTTAGTCCAGCAACTTAGGCAGAGTGTTGGAGTAAAGGCTCCGAAGTCCAAAGATTTATTACCAGAGTGGAGGGATCAATTGGAGCCTTTCCATCCTTCCAAGCTGCATCTAAATATGTCCTCAAAGACATGCCAACGAATACCTAACGCAATTAAATTGCAATCATTAAACATTTATTCATAATTCCaaacaagaaaatcattttcaactGCATTGTATTTATATACAACATAGAGAATATTACCAACTTTCGGCCAGTTAAATCAGCAGCAGCTTTCACACTTCCAAGTCGATGCAGATTTGATGCAAATTGGGTGGTAATAACCCTTCCTTTAGAAGCTGAAATATGCCTCAATAATGCATCTTTAACAACAGATTCACTTATTGTCCTTCCAGGTGAGAGTACATTGGTTGAATCACTCATCATCTGAAAAACCATGCCCAAACCAAAGTTTACTTTTGTCCCTTAACAAAATTAAGGGAAAAAGCAAGAGAGGCTacatatttgaattttttaatttaaaaaaaaaatacaagatCACCCTATAAGTGACTTACCAGTGTTACTCCTTCTTTAGAGAGTTCCTCTAAAGCCTCGCGATCAAAAACTTTCCCGTCCAGAGGTGTCTCGTCGATCTATTGAATCAACTTATTCAAAAAGAGTAGATTCAAGGTAAACAAAAATGGAAAATGCACTGATAAATTCTGACCTTCCAGTCCCCAGTGTGAAGAATAGTACCATCAGAACAGCGAAGAACCAATCCACAACAATCAGGAATAGAATGGGTCACCCTGATAGGTTCTATCTCAAATGGCCCAGCCATAAACTTCTTTCTTGTTCTGAATATCTTGAGTCTAGATGGAAGAAAAATACCATGCTCCTTCAGACGTTTTTTTATAAGCTGTTACAAAGTAAAAAAGCATTGGAAACAAATAAGCAGTGGAAGGAACATATCAAGTTCATTGAATAGCAGTGAAAGAAAATAAGCAGTAAAAAGAACAGATATTTGATGAAAAAATTGTGACACAGATATTTAGTATTAATATATCAACATGGTGACACAAAATGAAAAATTCAAGAGCACGTTAGACATCTTAAGCTATGTTGCAAAGCATGTAACCTCTATCACTTTCTACAAAACATCATTGCTGATCCATATTCGATCCAAGTTAAACATAGCATTTAGGAAGAAATATTCTTGCTAAATTACCTCCATTGTAAAGGAAGATGCAAAAATTGGTGTATTGGAATCCAATGCTGGAATGACCTGAGGGATCATGCAAAAATTATGTTTAGTGCAGATACAAATAACAGACCAAACTCATTgttaagaataaataaattatcaatGAGAATGAACATCaatggaataaaatatattatacaaGGCACAAAGTTAAaaactaatatatatttatttaaggaCTGTAGGTATCCTAATTGCTTCCAGGCATGACTGATTGAATACTACATACAATGCATCAAACATTGAGCCTTCTCATCAACAACCCAAGCACAAAGTTCAAATGTGAAGTAGGCCTTACCCAAGGCAACGCTCCAATGTGATcctcatgaccatgtgttataACAAGTGCTTCAATTTTGTGGCTCCATTTTCTTATAAATGTTGTATCAGGTATGATCTTTTGGACTCCAAGTTCATCATAGCTGAAATATTTAccatatataaaaataaatttcagCTACCTAATAAAGGAAAGCAAACCAACAATAATTTTTCAAGCAGTAACTTGATATGACTTCAAAGTGTAAttatgatttttgaattttcaagtGTCCTTCATATAGCAAAGATTAAACAATCTTGAATTTCAGATTCAATGCTAACTTTAGTTGATGCTTAATCAGCAGAGTCTTTTAATAGGGAAATTACCTACATAACAACAGTTCAGGCTAAGTGAGTAGGGTAATTGAGGGAGGTTATTTGGGGCAATAAGACCTACTCTGGAAACATAACTCCGGCATCAATGAGGATATAGCGATCATGGTTCCCAACCAGCATGCAGTTCATCCCAATTTCACCCAGCCCACCAATCGGAAGAACACGGAGAGGTGGCCCATCTTTCCCTTCATAAAACTGCTCCATTTTGCGCTGAACTGAATCTTCCATGCTTTTCCGAGGACCCTCCATTCTTCTTGTTCTCTTGTGGGGTGCTTGAGATCCATCAGTAGCTACATTTAAACAAACAGCTTAAACACAATTGAACAAAGAACCATACAGATTGCATGAGATTTAACAAGAAGTGACATTACACCTATCAAATTTATAGTGATATTCATGCAATAAAATTAGTTCTATTCAACTCAAGAATTAAACCACATTAGCTATTAcagatttttttcttttcctttagtAAGCCATTAGTATTCCAAGTCTACTCAAACCTAGGAACCTTCTTAATTAGTAAACCAATTCCAAAAGCACATTTTGCTTTTGTCAAAATCACAAGTATTTTTCTATCAGAAGCAATATATTCAAGTATCACAGATATCCCACAGAGGGAATGACTCTCCCAACCCAAGACCACTATTAAGAAAAGGGGTATCTGCCACTACACTCCAACAAACATTGAATCTCAAAGAAATTGAACCTACTAAACATTGA is a window encoding:
- the LOC130943462 gene encoding proteasome subunit beta type-5, which produces MKLDTSGLESFSTLTAPGDDVVGEFSAPPSFQLPNSNDFDGFVKEAIQMVKPAKGTTTLAFIFKDGVIVAADSRASMGGYISSQSVKKIIEINPYMLGTMAGGAADCQFWHRNLGIKCRLHELANKRRISVTGASKLLANILYSYRGMGLSVGTMIAGWDETGPSLYYVDSEGGRLKGTRFSVGSGSPYAYGVLDNGYRYDLSVEEAVELGRRAIYHATFRDGASGGVVSVYHVGPEGWKKWTGDDVGDLHYQYYPVVPSTVEQEMAEATGA
- the LOC130943960 gene encoding ribonuclease J-like isoform X2, which produces MASSTSFASLLLPLYNPAFRPKPTTSLPAFRSIHSSVLPATDGSQAPHKRTRRMEGPRKSMEDSVQRKMEQFYEGKDGPPLRVLPIGGLGEIGMNCMLVGNHDRYILIDAGVMFPDYDELGVQKIIPDTTFIRKWSHKIEALVITHGHEDHIGALPWVIPALDSNTPIFASSFTMELIKKRLKEHGIFLPSRLKIFRTRKKFMAGPFEIEPIRVTHSIPDCCGLVLRCSDGTILHTGDWKIDETPLDGKVFDREALEELSKEGVTLMMSDSTNVLSPGRTISESVVKDALLRHISASKGRVITTQFASNLHRLGSVKAAADLTGRKLVFVGMSLRTYLDAAWKDGKAPIDPSTLVKAEDIDAYAPKDLLIVTTGSQAEPRAALNLASYGSSHAFKLTKEDIVLYSAKVIPGNESRVMKMLNRISEIGSTIIMGKNEGLHTSGHAYRGELEEVLRIVKPQHFLPIHGELLFLKEHELLGKSNGIRHTAVIKNGEMLGVSHLRNRRVLSNGFISLGRENLQLKYSDGDKAFGTSSDLFIDERLKIALDGIIVVSMEVFRPQRADSLAENTLKGKIRITTRCLWLDKGKLLDALHKAAHAALSSCPVKCPLAHMERTVAEVLRKMVRKYSGKRPEVIVIAIENPAAVLAEEINTKLSGKSHVDHGTSTLRKIVDGHGKENQPDTTQIRDDANDVEGLLPEEDTGPPTEEAEGDLSDSEEFWKPFIASSPVEKSIKANNGYVPRKEHKSNIKKDDSEDIGEANFVKASSSELKSSKSGKRNKWKPEEIKKLINMRGKLHDRFQIVKGRMALWEEISQSLLADGISRSPGQCKSLWTSLVQKYQETKNEKDSSKSSWQYLEDMEKIMPDSEAMATK
- the LOC130943960 gene encoding ribonuclease J-like isoform X3, with the translated sequence MELIKKRLKEHGIFLPSRLKIFRTRKKFMAGPFEIEPIRVTHSIPDCCGLVLRCSDGTILHTGDWKIDETPLDGKVFDREALEELSKEGVTLMMSDSTNVLSPGRTISESVVKDALLRHISASKGRVITTQFASNLHRLGSVKAAADLTGRKLVFVGMSLRTYLDAAWKDGKAPIDPSTLVKAEDIDAYAPKDLLIVTTGSQAEPRAALNLASYGSSHAFKLTKEDIVLYSAKVIPGNESRVMKMLNRISEIGSTIIMGKNEGLHTSGHAYRGELEEVLRIVKPQHFLPIHGELLFLKEHELLGKSNGIRHTAVIKNGEMLGVSHLRNRRVLSNGFISLGRENLQLKYSDGDKAFGTSSDLFIDERLKIALDGIIVVSMEVFRPQRADSLAENTLKGKIRITTRCLWLDKGKLLDALHKAAHAALSSCPVKCPLAHMERTVAEVLRKMVRKYSGKRPEVIVIAIENPAAVLAEEINTKLSGKSHVDHGTSTLRKIVDGHGKENQPDTTQIRVNADDANDVEGLLPEEDTGPPTEEAEGDLSDSEEFWKPFIASSPVEKSIKANNGYVPRKEHKSNIKKDDSEDIGEANFVKASSSELKSSKSGKRNKWKPEEIKKLINMRGKLHDRFQIVKGRMALWEEISQSLLADGISRSPGQCKSLWTSLVQKYQETKNEKDSSKSSWQYLEDMEKIMPDSEAMATK
- the LOC130943960 gene encoding ribonuclease J-like isoform X1 encodes the protein MASSTSFASLLLPLYNPAFRPKPTTSLPAFRSIHSSVLPATDGSQAPHKRTRRMEGPRKSMEDSVQRKMEQFYEGKDGPPLRVLPIGGLGEIGMNCMLVGNHDRYILIDAGVMFPDYDELGVQKIIPDTTFIRKWSHKIEALVITHGHEDHIGALPWVIPALDSNTPIFASSFTMELIKKRLKEHGIFLPSRLKIFRTRKKFMAGPFEIEPIRVTHSIPDCCGLVLRCSDGTILHTGDWKIDETPLDGKVFDREALEELSKEGVTLMMSDSTNVLSPGRTISESVVKDALLRHISASKGRVITTQFASNLHRLGSVKAAADLTGRKLVFVGMSLRTYLDAAWKDGKAPIDPSTLVKAEDIDAYAPKDLLIVTTGSQAEPRAALNLASYGSSHAFKLTKEDIVLYSAKVIPGNESRVMKMLNRISEIGSTIIMGKNEGLHTSGHAYRGELEEVLRIVKPQHFLPIHGELLFLKEHELLGKSNGIRHTAVIKNGEMLGVSHLRNRRVLSNGFISLGRENLQLKYSDGDKAFGTSSDLFIDERLKIALDGIIVVSMEVFRPQRADSLAENTLKGKIRITTRCLWLDKGKLLDALHKAAHAALSSCPVKCPLAHMERTVAEVLRKMVRKYSGKRPEVIVIAIENPAAVLAEEINTKLSGKSHVDHGTSTLRKIVDGHGKENQPDTTQIRVNADDANDVEGLLPEEDTGPPTEEAEGDLSDSEEFWKPFIASSPVEKSIKANNGYVPRKEHKSNIKKDDSEDIGEANFVKASSSELKSSKSGKRNKWKPEEIKKLINMRGKLHDRFQIVKGRMALWEEISQSLLADGISRSPGQCKSLWTSLVQKYQETKNEKDSSKSSWQYLEDMEKIMPDSEAMATK